In the Bradyrhizobium guangzhouense genome, one interval contains:
- a CDS encoding class I SAM-dependent methyltransferase, with amino-acid sequence MSDRTAHWQNVYATKDEAEVSWFQDNPAISLEMVRAASPDQNAAIIDVGGGASRLVDALLQDGYRNLAVLDLSANALDAAKKRIGTAASKIDWIVADATTWRPVKGYDVWHDRAAFHFLTDPHDRAAYVEHLRSAIVPGGHVIIATFAPDGPEKCSGLPVQRHDSASLSSELGPDFELVETRSETHHTPWQSTQAFQFSRFKRSR; translated from the coding sequence ATGTCCGACCGCACGGCGCACTGGCAGAACGTCTACGCCACCAAGGACGAGGCCGAGGTCAGCTGGTTTCAGGACAATCCGGCGATCTCGCTCGAGATGGTCCGGGCGGCCAGTCCCGATCAAAACGCAGCCATCATCGACGTCGGCGGCGGCGCATCGCGCTTGGTCGATGCGCTGCTGCAGGACGGATATCGCAATCTCGCGGTGCTGGATCTGTCGGCCAATGCGCTCGATGCGGCCAAGAAGCGAATCGGTACGGCCGCCTCGAAAATCGACTGGATCGTCGCCGACGCCACCACATGGCGGCCGGTGAAGGGCTATGACGTCTGGCATGATCGCGCCGCGTTTCACTTCCTGACCGATCCACATGACCGGGCGGCCTATGTCGAGCATCTGCGGTCGGCGATTGTGCCGGGCGGACACGTGATCATCGCGACGTTCGCGCCTGACGGCCCGGAGAAATGCAGCGGCCTGCCGGTGCAACGGCACGACAGCGCAAGCCTTTCAAGCGAGCTCGGGCCCGACTTCGAGCTGGTCGAGACGCGGAGCGAGACGCATCACACGCCGTGGCAGTCGACACAGGCGTTTCAGTTCAGCCGGTTCAAAAGAAGCCGTTAG
- the phaR gene encoding polyhydroxyalkanoate synthesis repressor PhaR yields MAKSDQPTTIKKYANRRLYNTGTSTYVTLEDLAAMVKDGEDFLVYDAKTGDDITRSVLAQIIFEQENKAGQNLLPTTFLRQLIRFYGDSMQMVVPKYLEQSIATLTQEQEKFRKQIANTLSGTPFAPLEEQVRRNMELFQQTFSMFKPFAPSTGRPTAPEPEPDANAPAATDTNIDDLRQQMKDMQERLERMSKKDE; encoded by the coding sequence ATGGCGAAATCAGACCAACCCACCACGATCAAGAAATACGCGAACCGCCGGCTCTACAACACCGGAACGAGCACCTACGTGACGCTCGAAGACCTCGCTGCCATGGTCAAGGACGGCGAAGATTTCCTGGTCTACGACGCCAAAACTGGCGACGACATCACCCGCTCCGTGCTCGCCCAGATCATCTTCGAGCAGGAGAACAAGGCCGGCCAGAACCTCCTGCCGACCACCTTCCTGCGCCAGCTGATCCGCTTCTACGGCGACAGCATGCAAATGGTGGTGCCGAAATATCTGGAGCAGTCGATCGCGACGTTGACCCAGGAGCAGGAAAAGTTCCGCAAGCAGATCGCCAACACGCTGTCCGGCACGCCCTTCGCGCCACTGGAAGAGCAGGTCCGCCGCAACATGGAGCTGTTCCAGCAGACCTTCTCGATGTTCAAGCCATTCGCCCCCTCCACGGGGCGCCCGACAGCCCCGGAGCCGGAGCCCGATGCCAACGCCCCGGCGGCGACGGACACCAACATCGACGACCTGCGCCAGCAGATGAAGGACATGCAGGAGCGCCTCGAGCGGATGTCGAAGAAGGACGAATAG
- a CDS encoding acetyl-CoA C-acetyltransferase: MSDDVVIVSAARTPVGSFNGAFATLPAHDLGAVAIKAALERGGIEPGRVSEVIMGQILTAAQGQNPARQASIGAGIPVESPAWGVNQLCGSGLRTVALGYQALLNGDSEIVVAGGQESMSMAPHAQYLRGGVKMGAVEFVDTMIKDGLWDAFNGYHMGNTAENVARQWQITRAQQDEFAVASQQKAEAAQKAGKFNDEIVPVTIKTRKGDVVVSADEYPRHGATIDAMAKLKPAFEKDGTVTAGSASGINDGAAAVVLMTAKQAAKEGKKPLARIVSWAQAGVDPKIMGSGPIPASRAALKKAGWSVGDLDLIEANEAFAAQACAVNKDLGWDTSKVNVNGGAIAIGHPVGASGARVLVTLLHEMQKRDSKKGLATLCIGGGMGIAMCLARD; encoded by the coding sequence ATGTCAGACGATGTCGTCATCGTCAGCGCCGCCCGCACCCCGGTCGGAAGCTTCAACGGAGCCTTCGCGACCCTTCCCGCACACGACCTCGGCGCCGTCGCCATCAAGGCCGCGCTGGAGCGCGGCGGCATCGAGCCCGGTCGGGTCTCGGAAGTCATCATGGGCCAGATCCTGACCGCTGCCCAAGGCCAGAACCCTGCCCGCCAAGCCTCGATCGGTGCCGGTATTCCGGTGGAGAGCCCGGCCTGGGGTGTGAACCAGCTTTGCGGCTCGGGCCTGCGTACCGTCGCGCTCGGCTATCAGGCGCTGCTCAACGGCGATTCCGAGATCGTGGTCGCCGGCGGCCAGGAGTCCATGAGCATGGCTCCGCACGCCCAGTACCTGCGCGGCGGCGTCAAGATGGGCGCGGTCGAGTTCGTCGATACCATGATCAAGGACGGTTTGTGGGATGCCTTCAACGGCTACCACATGGGCAACACCGCCGAGAACGTCGCGCGGCAGTGGCAGATCACCCGTGCCCAGCAGGACGAGTTCGCGGTCGCCTCGCAGCAGAAGGCCGAAGCTGCGCAGAAGGCCGGCAAGTTCAACGACGAGATCGTCCCTGTCACCATCAAGACCCGCAAGGGCGACGTGGTCGTCAGCGCCGACGAATACCCGCGCCATGGCGCTACGATCGATGCGATGGCCAAGCTCAAGCCCGCCTTCGAGAAGGACGGCACGGTTACCGCAGGCTCGGCCTCCGGCATCAATGACGGCGCCGCCGCCGTGGTGCTGATGACCGCCAAGCAGGCCGCGAAGGAAGGCAAGAAGCCGCTCGCGCGCATCGTGTCCTGGGCGCAGGCCGGCGTCGATCCGAAGATCATGGGCTCTGGCCCGATCCCGGCTTCGCGCGCCGCGCTGAAGAAGGCCGGTTGGAGCGTCGGCGATCTCGATTTGATCGAGGCCAACGAGGCCTTCGCGGCGCAAGCCTGCGCCGTCAACAAGGACCTTGGTTGGGACACCTCCAAGGTCAACGTCAACGGCGGTGCGATCGCGATCGGCCATCCGGTCGGCGCGTCCGGCGCGCGCGTGCTGGTGACGCTGTTGCACGAAATGCAGAAGCGTGATTCGAAGAAGGGTCTTGCCACGCTGTGCATCGGCGGCGGCATGGGTATCGCGATGTGTCTCGCGCGCGACTAA
- the phbB gene encoding acetoacetyl-CoA reductase gives MARVALVTGGTRGIGAAISKALKAAGYKVAASYAGNDAAAEKFKAETGIAVYKWDVSNFDACAEGVKKVEADLGPVEVLVNNAGITRDTAFHKMTLEQWNAVINTNLGSLFNMTRQVIEGMRSRKFGRIISISSINGQKGQFGQVNYSAAKAGDIGFTKALALENAKGGITVNAICPGYINTEMVQAVPKEVLEKSVIPQIPVARLGEPEEIARAVVFLAADEAGFITGSTMTINGGQYQA, from the coding sequence ATGGCACGAGTTGCATTGGTGACGGGTGGTACGCGCGGCATCGGAGCTGCGATCAGCAAGGCGCTGAAAGCGGCGGGCTACAAGGTCGCGGCGAGCTACGCCGGCAATGATGCTGCGGCGGAGAAGTTCAAGGCCGAGACCGGTATTGCCGTCTACAAATGGGACGTCAGCAATTTCGATGCCTGCGCCGAAGGCGTGAAGAAGGTCGAGGCCGATCTCGGCCCGGTCGAGGTGCTGGTCAATAATGCCGGTATCACCCGCGATACGGCCTTCCACAAGATGACCCTCGAGCAGTGGAACGCCGTCATCAACACCAATCTCGGCTCGCTGTTCAACATGACGCGGCAGGTGATCGAGGGCATGCGTTCGCGCAAGTTCGGCCGCATCATCTCGATCTCGTCGATCAACGGCCAGAAGGGCCAGTTCGGCCAGGTCAACTATTCCGCGGCGAAGGCCGGCGACATCGGCTTCACCAAGGCGCTCGCGCTCGAGAACGCCAAGGGCGGCATTACCGTCAACGCGATCTGCCCCGGCTACATCAACACCGAAATGGTGCAGGCCGTGCCGAAGGAGGTCCTGGAGAAGAGCGTGATCCCGCAGATTCCGGTCGCTCGCCTCGGCGAGCCCGAGGAGATCGCGCGCGCGGTCGTGTTCCTTGCTGCCGACGAAGCCGGTTTCATCACGGGCTCGACGATGACCATCAATGGCGGTCAGTATCAGGCCTGA
- the yddG gene encoding aromatic amino acid exporter YddG — translation MTPRAATLIGLTAILMWSLLSVMTVATGKIPAFQLAAMTFAIGGLVGLFTWIGRGDAAKSLRQPLVVWIVGVGGLFGYHALYFLALRFAPPAEAGLLNYMWPLLIVLFSSFLPGERLAMHHVIGAVLGLIGTVLLFAGNTSGFAPGAVPGLIAAFIAAFVWATYSVLSRRLKAVPTDAVAGFCLATSLLAVLMHGLLETTVWPETILQWFAVIGLGIGPVGAAFYAWDIGMKRGDIRVLGAASYATPLLSTGFLIAAGFAKASANIAVAAILIAGGGLIAAKDMVLRKR, via the coding sequence ATGACCCCGCGCGCTGCCACACTGATCGGATTGACCGCCATCCTGATGTGGTCGCTGCTGTCAGTGATGACGGTGGCGACCGGCAAAATCCCGGCGTTCCAGCTCGCCGCCATGACGTTCGCAATTGGTGGCCTCGTCGGGCTGTTCACCTGGATCGGCCGCGGTGACGCCGCGAAGAGCCTGCGTCAGCCGCTGGTCGTGTGGATCGTCGGCGTCGGTGGCCTGTTCGGTTATCACGCGCTGTATTTCCTCGCCCTGCGCTTCGCGCCGCCGGCCGAAGCCGGCCTTCTCAATTACATGTGGCCGCTGCTGATCGTGCTGTTCTCGTCCTTCCTGCCGGGCGAGCGGCTCGCCATGCATCACGTCATCGGCGCGGTGCTCGGCCTCATCGGCACGGTGTTGCTGTTTGCCGGCAATACGTCGGGCTTCGCGCCGGGCGCGGTGCCCGGCTTGATTGCGGCCTTCATCGCCGCCTTCGTCTGGGCGACCTATTCGGTGCTGTCGCGGCGATTGAAGGCAGTGCCGACCGATGCGGTCGCCGGCTTCTGCCTCGCCACATCGCTGCTCGCAGTGCTGATGCATGGTCTGCTCGAAACCACGGTTTGGCCCGAGACCATTTTGCAGTGGTTCGCGGTGATCGGGCTCGGCATCGGCCCGGTTGGTGCGGCTTTCTACGCGTGGGACATCGGTATGAAGCGCGGTGACATCCGCGTGCTCGGCGCCGCGTCTTACGCGACGCCGCTGCTGTCGACCGGATTCCTCATCGCTGCCGGCTTCGCAAAGGCCAGCGCCAACATCGCAGTCGCCGCCATCCTGATCGCCGGCGGTGGCCTAATCGCAGCGAAGGACATGGTGCTTCGGAAGCGGTGA
- a CDS encoding cupin domain-containing protein, whose amino-acid sequence MPTAAEIIARLELRPHPEGGHYRETFRDQTTDANGRSRSTLIYFLLARGERSHWHRIDAVETWHYYSGSPLTLRIAHEGCSQHEVRLGTDLVRGERPQAIVPAHAWQMAETTGEWTLVGCTVAPAFEFAKFELAPKGWEP is encoded by the coding sequence ATGCCGACCGCAGCCGAGATCATCGCGCGCCTCGAACTCCGCCCGCATCCCGAGGGCGGCCATTACCGCGAGACCTTTCGCGACCAGACCACCGACGCCAACGGCCGGTCGCGCTCGACCCTGATCTACTTCCTGCTCGCGCGCGGCGAGCGCTCGCACTGGCACCGGATCGATGCGGTCGAGACCTGGCACTATTATTCCGGCAGCCCCTTGACGCTTCGCATCGCCCATGAGGGCTGCTCGCAGCATGAGGTGCGGCTCGGCACCGATCTCGTGAGGGGCGAGCGGCCGCAGGCGATCGTGCCGGCGCACGCCTGGCAGATGGCGGAGACCACAGGCGAATGGACGCTGGTCGGTTGCACCGTCGCGCCGGCGTTCGAGTTCGCAAAGTTCGAGCTCGCGCCGAAGGGCTGGGAGCCCTAG
- the gloB gene encoding hydroxyacylglutathione hydrolase produces MAAEIRTFNCLNDNFGYLIHDVETKATASIDAPEAGPIIKALEREGWQLTDILITHHHGDHVGGVAELKQKYNCRVVAPHDKTTKIANVDLRVANGDVVKVGKLLGRVLETPGHTLDHISYVFDTEKTLFAADTLFSIGCGRVFEGNYPMMWDSLLKLRALPDDFKLYCGHEYTASNVKFALTVEPDNAALQARATEVARLRAENKPTIPSLLGDEKRANVFLRADEPSVAARLHMKGADAAAVFGELRERKNKS; encoded by the coding sequence ATGGCCGCCGAAATTCGTACTTTCAACTGTTTAAACGACAATTTCGGTTATCTGATCCACGATGTGGAGACCAAGGCAACCGCGTCGATCGACGCCCCCGAAGCCGGCCCCATCATCAAGGCGCTGGAGCGCGAGGGCTGGCAGCTCACCGACATCCTGATCACCCACCATCATGGCGATCACGTCGGCGGGGTGGCCGAGCTCAAGCAGAAATACAATTGCCGCGTCGTCGCGCCGCATGACAAGACGACGAAGATCGCAAACGTCGATCTGCGCGTCGCCAATGGCGACGTGGTCAAGGTCGGCAAGCTGCTGGGGCGCGTGCTGGAGACGCCCGGCCATACGCTCGACCACATCTCCTACGTGTTCGACACCGAGAAGACGCTGTTCGCCGCCGACACGCTGTTCTCGATCGGCTGCGGCCGCGTATTCGAGGGCAACTATCCGATGATGTGGGACTCGCTGTTGAAGCTGCGTGCTCTGCCCGACGATTTCAAGCTCTATTGCGGTCACGAATACACGGCGTCGAATGTCAAATTCGCGCTCACGGTGGAGCCCGACAATGCGGCGCTCCAGGCGCGGGCGACGGAGGTTGCGAGGCTGCGGGCGGAGAACAAGCCGACGATTCCCTCACTGCTTGGTGATGAGAAGCGAGCAAACGTGTTCCTGCGAGCCGATGAACCGTCGGTCGCAGCCAGGCTACACATGAAGGGCGCGGATGCCGCCGCAGTGTTCGGGGAGCTGCGCGAGCGCAAGAACAAGTCCTGA
- a CDS encoding methyltransferase domain-containing protein, which produces MTIDVVDLREFYSRRLGIVARQMINRGIRERWPGAEGQRVLGIGYPTPYLGLFREDAERCIAFMPAAQGVLKWPTGRPALAALVDEFSLPLPDAAVDRILLVHALEMSDDPAALLREVWRVLSPSGRVIAVIPNRRGVWTRSDNTPFGHGRPYSRSQITDLLRQTWFTPTGWGEALFMPPYAGRWVLKSAQMWERAGAALSLPFAGVHIVEATKQVYRAIPAKRERARLIPSLAKPVLVPSSTTMRRG; this is translated from the coding sequence ATGACCATCGACGTCGTCGACCTCAGAGAATTCTATTCCCGCCGCCTCGGCATCGTGGCGCGACAGATGATCAATCGCGGCATCAGGGAACGCTGGCCGGGCGCGGAGGGCCAGCGCGTGCTCGGCATCGGCTATCCGACGCCCTATCTCGGGCTGTTCCGCGAGGACGCGGAGCGCTGCATCGCCTTCATGCCGGCAGCACAGGGCGTGTTGAAATGGCCGACGGGGCGGCCCGCGCTGGCCGCACTGGTCGACGAGTTCTCGCTGCCGCTCCCGGACGCCGCGGTGGACCGCATCCTGCTGGTCCATGCGCTGGAGATGTCGGATGATCCGGCCGCGCTGCTGCGCGAGGTCTGGCGCGTGCTGTCGCCCTCCGGACGCGTCATTGCGGTGATTCCGAACCGGCGCGGGGTCTGGACGCGCAGCGACAACACGCCGTTCGGCCACGGCCGTCCTTATTCACGCTCGCAGATCACGGACCTCTTGCGCCAGACCTGGTTCACGCCAACAGGCTGGGGCGAGGCGCTGTTCATGCCGCCTTATGCCGGCCGCTGGGTGCTGAAATCGGCGCAGATGTGGGAGCGCGCCGGAGCGGCGCTGTCGCTGCCGTTCGCCGGCGTCCACATCGTCGAGGCGACCAAGCAGGTCTATCGCGCGATCCCGGCCAAACGCGAACGTGCCAGGCTGATTCCCTCGTTGGCGAAGCCGGTGCTGGTGCCGTCCTCGACCACGATGAGGCGGGGCTAA
- a CDS encoding DUF4167 domain-containing protein, whose product MRNGQNKQRMRNRNNNNNNNNRRGQNPMTRVYESNGPDIKIRGTASHIAEKYLQLARDARSSGDPVAAENYYQHAEHYFRLIAAAQEQFRQNQQPRGDEPISTSSDDGEDDGENFSAFGQEPGFVPQPPQQQPFMRDRDGQRDHQRDYQPRDNRENQQPYQRDQQPREHREREHRPQPQYHQQPQPPNQPQPVVADAGSVDRLPSFITGAQPQTNGAPGGFEGGNGGGGERYPRRRRRPHNGPRPEREAAPAATSDDLAPGE is encoded by the coding sequence ATGAGAAACGGTCAGAACAAGCAGCGGATGCGCAACCGCAACAATAACAACAATAACAACAACCGACGTGGCCAGAACCCGATGACCCGGGTCTACGAATCGAACGGCCCCGACATCAAGATCCGCGGCACCGCCTCCCACATCGCCGAAAAATATCTTCAGCTTGCACGTGACGCGCGTTCCTCGGGCGACCCGGTTGCCGCCGAGAACTACTACCAGCACGCCGAGCATTATTTCCGCCTGATCGCGGCGGCCCAGGAGCAGTTCCGCCAGAACCAGCAGCCGCGCGGCGACGAGCCCATCAGCACCAGCAGCGATGACGGCGAGGACGACGGCGAGAATTTCTCGGCCTTCGGCCAGGAACCCGGCTTCGTTCCGCAGCCGCCGCAGCAGCAGCCCTTCATGCGCGACCGCGACGGCCAGCGCGATCACCAGCGTGACTACCAGCCGCGCGACAATCGCGAGAACCAGCAGCCCTATCAGCGCGATCAGCAGCCGCGCGAACATCGCGAGCGCGAGCATCGTCCGCAGCCGCAATATCATCAGCAGCCGCAGCCTCCGAACCAGCCGCAGCCTGTCGTCGCCGACGCCGGCAGCGTCGATCGCCTGCCGTCCTTCATCACCGGTGCGCAGCCGCAGACCAACGGTGCGCCGGGCGGCTTCGAAGGTGGCAATGGCGGCGGTGGCGAGCGTTATCCGCGGCGGCGGCGGCGGCCGCATAACGGCCCGCGTCCCGAGCGCGAGGCAGCTCCGGCCGCAACCAGCGACGATCTTGCCCCGGGCGAGTAA
- the prmC gene encoding peptide chain release factor N(5)-glutamine methyltransferase, with protein MVPLATGFDSGQSIESARRALSMLLQAAGIEEPSLDARLLVGGALGLDLTGLIRQADRQLTPEEAARLEGYAQRRLAHEPVARILGTREFWGLPFRLSEATLVPRPDTETVVERALEHFREHGASHPPRIADIGTGSGAILLALLHEIPDAFGVGTDLSLTALHTARGNAAALGLADRAHFVACSYAAALRGPFDLIVSNPPYIPAGEIPKLGIEVREHDPHLALDGGNDGYDAYRALIPQAAGLLIPGGALIVEAGQGQAGNIETLMAAAALSIDRPPKADLGGIPRAVSARKMPP; from the coding sequence ATGGTTCCCTTGGCGACAGGCTTCGATTCCGGACAGAGCATCGAGAGCGCCCGGCGCGCGCTCTCGATGCTGCTGCAAGCAGCCGGCATCGAGGAGCCGTCCCTCGATGCACGCCTGCTCGTCGGTGGGGCGCTGGGACTCGATCTGACTGGCCTGATCAGGCAGGCGGACCGACAGCTCACGCCAGAGGAGGCTGCGCGGCTCGAGGGCTACGCGCAGCGAAGGCTCGCACATGAGCCGGTCGCCCGCATTCTCGGCACCAGGGAATTTTGGGGCCTGCCGTTTCGTTTGTCGGAAGCGACCCTGGTCCCCCGCCCTGATACCGAGACGGTGGTCGAGCGTGCCCTCGAGCATTTTCGCGAGCACGGCGCCTCCCATCCGCCGCGCATTGCCGATATCGGCACCGGATCCGGCGCGATCCTGCTTGCGCTGCTGCACGAGATTCCCGATGCCTTCGGTGTCGGCACCGATCTCAGCCTGACCGCGCTTCATACCGCCAGAGGCAATGCCGCCGCCCTGGGCCTTGCCGATCGCGCCCACTTCGTCGCCTGCTCCTACGCAGCGGCCCTTCGCGGCCCGTTCGATCTGATCGTGTCGAACCCGCCCTATATTCCCGCAGGGGAGATTCCGAAATTGGGCATCGAGGTCCGCGAGCACGATCCGCATCTGGCGCTGGATGGCGGCAATGACGGATACGATGCCTACCGCGCCCTGATTCCCCAGGCCGCCGGCCTGCTCATCCCCGGCGGAGCCCTGATCGTCGAGGCGGGCCAGGGCCAGGCCGGGAATATTGAAACCTTGATGGCAGCCGCCGCGTTATCGATCGACAGGCCCCCTAAGGCAGACCTGGGGGGCATTCCAAGGGCCGTCTCGGCCCGAAAAATGCCCCCATAA
- a CDS encoding HIT domain-containing protein, with protein MTAYDDQNVFAKVLRGEIPCFEVFRDERSLAFLDIMPRSPGHALVIPRAPARGILDITDDDLAAVIRTARRIAVAAMKAFDAEGIILQQFSEPASGQVVFHLHMHVMPVRAGVELLPAQTRKEDMAVLADHAKRLIAALAS; from the coding sequence ATGACCGCCTATGACGATCAGAATGTCTTTGCGAAGGTCCTGCGCGGCGAGATTCCCTGCTTCGAGGTGTTCAGGGACGAGCGCAGCCTCGCCTTCCTGGACATCATGCCGCGCTCGCCCGGGCATGCGCTGGTCATCCCAAGGGCGCCGGCGCGCGGCATTCTCGACATCACCGACGACGATCTCGCCGCGGTTATCAGGACCGCCAGGCGGATCGCCGTTGCCGCGATGAAGGCGTTCGACGCCGAGGGCATCATCCTGCAGCAATTCAGCGAGCCGGCCAGCGGGCAGGTGGTGTTTCACCTGCACATGCACGTGATGCCGGTCAGGGCCGGCGTCGAGCTGCTGCCGGCACAGACCCGCAAGGAAGACATGGCCGTGCTCGCCGATCACGCCAAGCGGTTGATCGCGGCGCTTGCGAGTTAA
- a CDS encoding ABC transporter ATP-binding protein has protein sequence MSLIEVHGLNSYYGDSHILFDVAMHVERHEVVALLGRNGAGKSTTLKSLMGVVPPRSGSVKFDGIDIAGRRSHKIAQAGMQLVHEERRIFGSLSVEENILLAGITAPKRWPLGRIYEMFPRLKERRSNRGTELSGGEQQMLAIARALVRDPKIVLLDEPFEGLAPVIVHDLVKACRELAAAGQTIVLVEQNLAATLALASRIYIINNGHIVHEGPAQELKAQPELLQRYLGV, from the coding sequence ATGAGCCTGATCGAGGTCCATGGCCTGAACAGCTATTACGGGGACTCGCACATCCTGTTCGACGTCGCCATGCATGTCGAACGTCACGAGGTGGTGGCGCTGCTCGGCCGCAACGGCGCCGGCAAGAGCACGACACTGAAGAGCCTGATGGGCGTGGTGCCCCCGCGCAGCGGCAGCGTGAAGTTCGACGGCATCGACATCGCCGGCCGCCGGAGCCACAAGATCGCGCAAGCCGGCATGCAGCTCGTGCACGAGGAGCGCCGCATCTTCGGCAGCCTGTCGGTGGAGGAGAACATCCTCCTTGCCGGCATCACGGCGCCAAAGCGCTGGCCGCTCGGCCGCATCTACGAGATGTTTCCGCGGCTGAAGGAGCGGCGCAGCAACCGCGGCACCGAGCTCTCCGGCGGCGAACAGCAGATGCTGGCGATCGCCCGCGCGCTGGTGCGCGATCCCAAGATTGTGCTGCTGGACGAGCCGTTCGAGGGACTGGCGCCGGTCATCGTCCACGACCTCGTCAAGGCTTGCCGCGAGCTCGCGGCCGCCGGCCAGACCATCGTGCTGGTCGAGCAGAACCTGGCGGCGACACTGGCGCTGGCGAGCAGGATCTACATCATCAACAACGGCCACATCGTGCATGAGGGGCCGGCGCAGGAGCTCAAGGCCCAGCCCGAGCTGCTCCAGCGCTATCTCGGCGTTTAA